AGGTCTTCAAACAGGTGGAAGATGCCCGGTTGGACGTCCAGCGAGTTGAGCCAGAGCGTAAAcacacgcgcctcgcgctctcCCTCCGCGTCAAAgtcctcgacctcgagcggcggcgcgtcttcCACCGGCTCCAGCGACGGCCAGGTGTTgaagagcgtcgcgacaAACGCCAAGTTCAGCTTGGGGTTGCCCGCGATCATCGAGCCCGGCGTGAGGTACTTGCGGCACCCGATCGCTTccgcgcgctggagcaccatctcggcgcgcgtaATCAGATCCTGCTCCTGGAGCGGGCGCTTGTCGCAGGCGTCCGGCTTGATTTGGTTCAGGAGGATGGTGTAGTTCTCACCGTCCGAGACGTCCTTGGAAAAGTTGGACACACGGCGTCCCCACTGCGCAGCCTTAAGGTGGTAGTTGAACCAGCGCAGGAGGATTTGGTCGGGCGGAAGCTTGAGGAACGCGTCGAGTtcctcgccctcctcgagcaAACGGAAGAGTTCGGGGTGGTGCTTCAAGTCGATCTTGCTCAGGagcccgcggcgcacaaTCTGCCAGATGAGACCCAGGATCAGGTGCTCGCGCCCGTCGGTCAGGTCCTGCGGGCCAATGTTGACGACGCTGCATCCGATCGCTTTGGCCGACTGGATGACAATGTTGTTGTTTTCCGTCATCTGGAACGCGTTCGGCCCCTTGCCTCCCTTTCCGACATTCAGGACACGCTCGTCAATCGTGTCCGGCACCGCGTCGTTGATGAGCTTGCACAGAATCAGACCGTCGCGGCACTCGTCAAACAGCTGGAAGGTGTCGGTCGGGATGggcaggcgcgcgccgatgTGCACGTCGCCATCCAGGCTCATGTTAATGTGGCGCGTAAACTCGGagcgctcgtcctcgttgATCGAGTGCTGCGTCGAGGCGTTGCTGCCCTTGACCGTCACACGGCCCTTGTTCACGacgcccgcctcggcatTGCTTCCTTTGCGCAGGCGTGCAATGAGCTGTGTCAGCATAGAGACGTACATCGACATagtcctcgagctcgacacgcccgcTCGCGTCCAGGTCGACGTCCTtgagcgtcgcacgcacctGGTCGTAGGACGCACGCTCCAAGTCCTGCACCTCTTTGACGACGACCTGGCGCTCAAGGCTGCCTTTGTCGTCGACATCGATCTGCTTGAACTTGGATATGAGAGACATCATCTCCTCTTGGGAGCTGCGTTAGCCGCGCTACCTACAATTGGGGATACTTTCGCTGCAGCTTAATCGCCTCCATGgtggccgccgagccgcacgGACGGCTGTGCCACGTGGTGACCCGGCCGATGGGCCTGACCAAAGACCGTCGTAAGCAGGGAGCAGGATGAAGTGTAGGTCGCGTGTCTGACGCAGTCTCCCACAGCTTGCAGCTGAATAGTGTTCCAGAATGGTCGGACAACTATATTGAGTAGGTGCCTTGGCTGACCCAGTTATCAGCACCTAAAAAAGGTGATTTATACCTTGGAGCGTGCACGATACGCAAATGACGGCCTCaacgacgccgcgccggagcgcctcgagaacGAATCGACCGTGCTGCTGGATGCCTCACCGTCTGACACCGACCGGCTGTTTGTTCCCGAGCTCGAtaagcagctgcgcaagattGTCGACTTTTACTGCCGCAAAGAAAAGGAACTTGCggacggcgtgcgtgccgtgcgcgcgcacatccagctcgccgaggacgagtaCGACACgtacgcgagcggcggcgagtcggATGCAGACGTGAGCGAGGACCCCGACGCGGATGAGTCGGGCCACGAGCCGGTCCGGCGGAAGATGCCGTCGTGGTACGCGCCGAAGCGCCCTCGCTCGCACACGTCCCAGAGCGACACGGACGGACAtgcaggcgcgtcgccgaaTGCTTCGACAGACCTGCTTCCTACGTACAAGCGCTGGATCAAGACGTTTGGCAAGTCGGGCTCTTACCGCCGCCCCCGGCGTCTGTCGAATGCCGACCACTCTGACTTTAACCTGCTGGGCCACTCGAGCACGGGCGGCAGCAGTTTTGAAAATGTGACCGCCGCGTCTGTGTGGGCCGCGCACGATGAGTACGCCATTGACGTGCGCATCACGATCAAGCGCGAGGTGACGGAGCTCTTTAcgtcgctgagcgagctgcagcagtaCACCGAGCTCAACCTGACCGGCATGAAAAAGATTCTCAAAAAATACGACAAGATCACCGACAGCCAGCTCAAGGACCGTTACGTGGAGCAGGTCGTGATGGTCAAATACCCCTTCCAGACGCACGCCAAGGCACAGCTCGACGAGTACCTCAATGATGTCGTGCACCTCTATGCCCAcatcgcgacgcgcggcgacgaggagcaggcgcgctCGCAGCTCAAGGCACAGCTCCGCGAGGAGGTCGTGTGGCAGCGCAACACAGTCTGGCGTGAGATGATCAACAttgagcgccgtgcgcaggccgcctcgctcgagcgcagcttGATTGGCACGGCCGCTGGCGACCTGCTGGCCAAAGAgacgcagccgccgcgcgtggTGCACACCTTCTTTGGCGATATCATGCTTCCTTCCTTCTTTACGGCTGGCACGCTCCAGCTCTTCTTTTCCATCGCCCTGTTTATTTTGCTGCTCAAGAACCCCTTCCTCCGTGTCTttgacgaggtcgaggtgcagAATTGCTTTGCGATGCTCATCTTTTGCACGTGTCTGTGGGTGACCGAGGTTATCCCGCTGTTTGTCACCTCGCTCCTTGTCCCGTTCCTGATCacgacgctgcgtgtgGCGCGCCACGAAAAGGACGGCGAGTACACGCGCATGACCGCGCCCGAGACCAGCAAGTGGATCTTTTCGCAAATGTTTGCACCGAACGTCTCGCTGCTGCTTGGTGGCTTtacgctcgccgcggccttgTCGAAGTACGGCATCGACAAGGTGCTCGCGACACGCGtgctccgcctcgcgggCACCAAGCCGAGCATCGTTCTTCTGGCACACATGCTCGTCGCATGCTTTGCGAGCATGTGGATTTCGAacgtcgccgcgcctgtGCTCATGTtctcgctcgtgcagcCGATTCTGCGCAATTTGCCCCCCCGGTCGCCGTACGCGACGAGTCTCGTGATGggcatcgcgctcgcgtcgaATATCGGCGGCCAGACGTCGCCGATTGCCTCGCCGCAGAACCTCATTGCGCTCGAGTACATGAAGGAGCCGATCGGCTGGCTGCAGTGGTTCTCGATTACGATTCCCGTGTCGGGCCTGTCGCTGATTGTCCTTTggctcctgctcctctGGTCCTTTGGCACCGGCAAGGGCGTCGTGATCAAGCGCATCCCCGAGCCGACCGAACCTTTGCAAAAGACGCAGTGGTTCATTTCGGCCGTGTGCATCGGCACCATTGTGCTGTGgtgcctcgagcgcaagatCGAGTGGATTGTGGGCGACATGGCGATCATCGCCATTGTCCCCCTCGTGTGCTTCTTTGGCACGGGCATCCTGACCAAGGAAGACTTTAACAACTTCCTTTGGACGATCGTCTTCCTTGCGATGGGTGGTATCGCACTCGGCAAGGGCGTCGACTCGAGCGGTCTGCTTGCGAGCCTCGACCACTTTGTGCAGGACCGCGTCGAGGGACTGCCGCTATGGGGCATCCTGCTGCTCCTTGTCAGCATTGGCCTCGTGGTCGCCACCTTTATCTCGCACACCATCGCCGCCGTTCTCCTGGTGCCGATCGCGGCACAGATGGGCGAGAACCTTTCGCAGCCGCATCCCCGACTGCTCATCATGGCCACGGTGCtcaccgcgagcgccgccatGGGCCTTCCCATCTCGGGCTTCCCCAACATGACCGCCATCAACCTCGAGGATGAGGTCGGGCAGCGGTACGTCTCGGTCAAGACGTTCTTGCGGGTCGGTATCCCCGCCAGCATTGCCGCGACGGTGATCAtcgcctcggtcggctACTTGATCATGTCGTTACTGGGGCTGTAGTTCCTATCTATAGCTTGTACATGCAAGGGTATCGAGTCAAGAAGACTGGCGCGCGTTCGCCAGAAGGCGACCCACGACCTCAAAGGAGCCGATCATGATGCCACACGACGGCGCCACTTTGGCCAGGCGGGGCGACAGGCCACGGAAAAGACCCGCGGCGCCTTCGGTGTCGACGATGTGTCGCAGCGCGCGGAACATGGagcgcgcaggcgacgcggccggcgatGCAGGGTATCGGGGGTCTGCCGGGGACATCTCCGCCTGGAGACGCGTCTTGACCAGGTCAAAGGGCTGCGTCGCAATGGCCGCAACGCAGCCGCTCGTGGCACCGACGCCAAACGAAATGCCAAACTCGTGCCAAAAGGTCGACGTCTGGCTCTCGCCAaagccggcgccggtgagCATGTACTTGCCGGCCTCGTAGCCAGTAAAGTAGAGCGCAGAAAagggcacgtcgcgccaCAAGGTCGCCGAGAGACCGCGCCACAAGACACCGGGGCCGTCGTTGCACACCTCGCGGAACAAGGGATCGAGCACCGAGGTCATGGACGAGCGCCCGTACGACGCCTGCagacgcgtgcgcagcagctccagcGGCGtcacgagcgtcgccgagacCGAACGCGAGAATGCACCGGAaatgagcgacgcgccgagcagggGAATAcgcagcggctcgctcgggccgcgctcgtgctcgcATGGCATGTCGCACGGAAAGTCGGGCACGTAGAGCTCCGAGTCAGAATCGTACGCAAGGTTCGGCGAAGGTTGCGCTGCTTTTTggtcgatgcgcgacggacgcgccacctcgagcgagagGAGCATGCGGCGGAAGATGTCGTAGCACGTCATGTACGTTACCTGCGAGGGCACGGTCATCGCCACGGTCGGCACGAGGCCCCGCCACAGGCCGCTCCAGCCTTCGGTGCGCGCCACCTTCACGATGCCGTCCCAGATGCCGTtcatgcgccgctcgcgcagcagcgactcgaCCTCGCACGCCTGTGGCCGGCACTTTTCGGGGAATACGCACACCGCCTGCCCATTCTCGGCCAGCGTCATGGGGATCGTGGGGGTGAGGTGGTAGGTAGGCGCAGTGCGTGGCACGACGTACGCACCCCGCGTGTGCAGGGCATTTTggcgcacctgctcctGTCCAGGGCATGGCCGCGACACGTTTGCGCTTCGCGCCTCGGATGCCACAGCTGTGGTATCGTAGCGCACGCTATTTTGCACCTGCAAGCGGGTCTTTaccacgtcgagcggcgtcacTGGGTCAGATAGGCGACGTACTTAAAAAAGAAGTAGAGATAGCACCTGCGATAGCTGCAATTGCACGGTCTGTGTGCGACATGACAATCCGGACAggctcctcctccttcgGAGGCGTATCCAAACGGGAGGACatggcgccgctgccgacaAAATTGCGGTGGCGAAGCAAGCTTCGTTCTGCTGACTAAGACGCCACGGGTCGCGGTGATAAATTTATCAGATAGctacggcgcggcggcgcggcgctccgcccgccggcggccCTTTCCCTCGCGCCACTTTTCGTTTTTGACGTCCGCCGAGACGTCGCGCGGACGCTGCACCATCGGGGTGTACTTGGTCGTagggcgcaccgcgccatTGCCGAGGGGAacaagctgcgcacgcagcggaGGGTGCTCCgagccgtgcgccgcaggcagacgcggcatgcgcgcaTCGTTAAAGGACGTCTGCGTAGGGATAGTCGATAggctcgacgaggcactGGATATCGTAAAgtggcgcaggagctcggtgtgaatcgcctcgcgcgtcCACTGCGCAtggagctgcgcggtggcacgcagcgtcggcgtaaagtcgatcgcctcgggctgcaccccggcgaggtcgtcgcTCGCACATGCCCGCCATTGGACATGCTCGGGGCGGAAACCACACTCCCAGAGCATCAACGGACGGTCGGCGGCCATCTCGTAGCTGGGCTTGGTCTCGTACACGGCGAGGCCCTCGCTGGGCGGGGGGAGCGCACGCAAGGCGTGCTTGTCAGGCGTGTCTTCGCCAAGCAGTGCATCGAGGttcgcgagcgtgcggatACGGTctgcggccgcagcgccttggtACACGTTgaccagctcgtcgatcaCCGACGGCTCTTCCAGGCGTGCGCCGACCATGAAGAGCACCGCCATAATGTTGCGCACTTGGTGGTACAAAAAGGCAGAGCCGCGCAGATTCAGCACATACATCGGCTCGGCCGTAGGGGAGATGGGCGCAATGTCCAGGGGATCGTGCATCGTCGCCCAGCCGGACGGGACTTGGTcgatcgtcgcgccgtcgatgcggcgcacaaaGTTGGTAATCTGCTTGCTCGCATCGACCTTGCACAGATTCCGGAAGTCGTGCTCGCCAATgagccgcgccgcggccgcgcgcatgcggtccacgtcgaggcgctggggAAAGTTGGACGCACTTTCTTTCTGCCAGATCAGCGACGCGGGTGCGCCGAGCGTAAAGAAGTATTTATAGTGGCGGTACACGCAGTCGAAGCGCGAGGAAAACGTGGGGGAGACCGGCGACCACGCCTGCACACGGATCGAAGGAGGGAGCAGGCGgttgagcgtcgcgacgtacggcagctcgtcgccagCAGCGAGCCGGATAGGCTccggcgcatcctcgaTTCCATGGTCGCTTTGCTCATGGtaggcgcgcagcgcacgctcgtcgacgcacCGGCTGCGCACCCACAGCGCAATCACCTGGCCGGCGGCACTGACGCCCGCGTCCGTGCGGCCACACCGGCTCCACCCTGCACCCTCCATGCCTTTCGCAGGAtcgacaaggcgcgcggTACCCATCGCCTCCCAGATCGTCTCCTCGACCGTGGGCAGGGGCGTAACCTGCTGCGtctgcgcagcgaggccCGAGTAGCGGCTGCCGTCGTAGCAAAAACGCAGCGCAATCTTCCGCTGGGGCTGCAAAGACACGTCAAAGGGGCGAGGGGCTTTGGTTTTGGGTTTCTTTTCGGggtccgcgtcgctcggcgcctgctCCAGCTCGGGCGTCGGCACATTCGCCGTCGATGCCGAGGCTTCcagctgcgcgatgcggcgcagaaGCTGACTCCGCGTCCAATCTCCGTAGCGCTCGTGTGCACTCATGATAAATTTCGTGTTTCCAGTAAAGTGTGCTCGATAAAGGACCCTGTTGCTCGCGACACGCACCACCCACACCCGACAGCGCGCCAGGAGCATGCACGCGGAAGATTTTCGTGGAGGTCACGTGGACTGGGCCcaggcgcgagcgcggtggAGGGTGTCAGACTcttgcagcgcgagctggacCGTGCTCCGCAGCGGCCCCCGGTCCGCCTGGAGCAAGGCGCCGGCTTCGTCGTCGTGGGTCGTCACGTAGAGATTTTTCATGCGGGATGTGCAGAGGTGTGCGAGGCACTGGGCGGCCAGGTGTACCGCGTGGTCAGGAGCGGCCTgcatcgcgccgccgaacgACTGCACCTGGTTCAACAGCATCGGCCAGTCGGTAAtgggcgctgcggcgcaggccatGGCGGCGCCAAGGCACAGGCGCCACAGTACATAGCTCGGTCTCCCGGTAGGATCGACAAAGAGAGGGCGTGAAAAGTCGCGCGGGCTCTGCAGccgcgcaaagagcgcgtcgtccgaggcggCTTCTGGCTCGAGCGAAAGCAGCAGGTGGTCCAATCCAGGAGCGTGGTTACCATTAGGTGTGTAAGCCAGGCACGAAGAAAAGGCCTcttcgagctcgcggagctcggcgggcaTGGCGGGCccccagctcgagcggtCGTACAGGGTCTTGCTATCCAACACGAATCCGTACTGGCACAAAAGCTCGGCATTGCTTAGATCGCCGTACGTATTGATGGCTTCGTCCCCTTCGtagagcgcctcgatgcagcgcacgtCGATCGTATTGCTGAGCGCTTGCGTGCATGGGCCCTGGTGGGGATAGCCGCACTGGAGGCAcacgagctcctcggcctcgacttGCACATTGTGCATATCTGTGTGATTGAATAGGTCTGCGATGGGCACCATGCACAGGCTGCATTAGGAGAGAGACGTACCCGTGGTACACATTAATCACAAAAGCACGACTCGAGACCAAGGTAAAAGCATCCACATAGGAGGGCCAGTCGACCTGGGCCTGTTGGGTTTTGCGGACGACCCCCTTTCCATGTGTCTCCCAGTAGGTatgcaggcggcgctgcgttagGCCAGAAACGTACCAAAGAGTAGCCAGGCTTGCTGGTCGATGCGTCGCTGTCCCAAAACTGAGCAGCACGGGCTACAGACCGTGCGGCCTCGGTGCTTTGAATCCATCTTGTTCCTTCGTACGATGCATCCCAGCACATGGGCAAGTTGACGCGGCGTGGCAGACTTTGCACGTAGCCCGCAAACGCCGACTTGTCCTCCAAGCCCCGTTCGTAGGCCAAGCACAaggcgaggtgcagcgcattgTCTGCACACAGCCTCAGTGCCTCTTGAAACTCACTCGAATGTGCTAGTGTACTGGTCTTGGTCGAGAGGACCGCATCGCAGGGAATATAGACCACCGTGTCCCCCGCTGGAATCGGTGCGTTGGCTACGACCGCGATGGCGCCGCCCTCGGCCTGGTACTCGAGGTCCGAGTCTTCGTGTGCATCCAGAGGCACATGTTCGATTGACAAGCGCTCATCCACCGCGATTCCGTGCCGGACGCACCACGCAAGTAGCGCCGCCGTGTCCGGCCCCCCGCTGGCCATCCCTGAATGGACGTGCGCAATGTGGAGAAATCGCCCGATTTTCGCTTTCGTCGCCTTCTTGATCGCCATGACGTCCAGCAGCAAGACAGTGTATATTGGTACGTCCCACTCCCTAACGCAGGTGGTCTCGACAAAGATACCACAGAAGAGATCTTGCACAATACGTTTGTGACCTTTGGCGAGATCAGCGATATCCAGTTGCCGAAAGTCTCGGAAGGAGGTACGTTGCTCCCCTCACCCAGCGTCTGCGAACCGCGGCTTTGGGTTCATTACCTTTACGCAGGAGGATGCAGCGGAGGATGCGATTGATAATATGCACTTGAACGAGTTTCGTGGCGTACGTCGCTCTGCTAACGCAGAATGTGATCACGGTCAATGCGGCCAAGCCCCAGAGAATCCAGACGGGCGATGCATGGCGGCCGATTTGGGAGACCGAGGTACGCGGCACGACTGACGCAGGAATGGAACCAAGAGTACGGCAACAAGCCATTGCCTAGCCAGCCTGGGGCATAGCATGTGGATAGCATAAATGCGACTGGTATACTAGAGCAAAGGCAGCTACAGCATCCTTCTAAAGACGGTGAATCTTGTCATTCTCGAGGCTGGCAAGCACCTTGGCATCGTACTTGCCCTCGCTGGTAGGGTGCTCCAGCAGCTCCTTCCACCACGGGAAAAGGAACTCGTTCACGATAAGCTTGAACCAAGGCGTGAAGGAAGAGGCTGTGTGAGTCTTGACAACGTACGGTCCAGGTCGTTCATCAGTTGCTTCAGCTCGTCCACAGAAACCCATTTCACGTCGCAAACCTCGTTCTCGTTGACCTTCAGCGAGACCGGCGCAGTCAGGAACAGGATATAGTCGACTAACGTCAGTCGCACAGTACGTACTTTCGTGCTCGCCCCACAggccgtcgctcggcgcgaggtAGTGGATACGCGTCAGGAACTGAATATCTTCCAAATTCACTTCGTTCAGCGGGATACcaagctcgtgctcgagcttgcgctgcgccgcacgcttcGCACCCTCACGGCCGTCCAGCTCGGACCGCACAGCGAGGGGGTGCGAGCAGCACGTATTCGTCCACATATTCGGGAACGTAATCTTTTccggagcgcggcgctggagaAGCAGCTTGCCGGTCGTCGGGTCAAAAATGAACATGGAAAAGGCACGGTGAAGCAGGCCGTCGTTGATGTTGGTCATCAAATGGCACTCCTTCTTGCTGCCATCGCGGATGTAGTTATCGTCATTGTCCAGGACAATACAGCGCTCCTCCATCAGACGAATCTGCTCCTCATCGTGTCCCGCAAGCGAGACATCCTCAGCACGCGTCGGTTCCGCGGTCGTCGACATCCTGGCCGTTTCCaacgcgcctcggcgcagtTGTCCCTTTTTTTGTCACGTGTTGCCCGATCGTCCTTCGGCGAGCCCTTCGTGGATCTTTACCATGGCCTCGACTTCGGACACGGCCACTGCGCACACTTGGGTAGGTAGAGCCAGCTGACTCCAGGTGCACCCCGAGTGCCGCCCTGAGAATATCGAGAAGCTTATTTCGGATGTCGGTAAGTTTTTTTTCTTGCTCATTCAGACCGGTACAACCCCCAAAACCGCACGGTTCTGGTGGAATACCTCAACGCCCAGCTGAAGAACGGGACGTACGACGCACTTCCGAACCTGGCTATTCTGAAACTGTAAGTACCCAACCAAGTCTTCGCACAAGGACGAGAAGGCTTTGCCTATCTTTCGTGAGCGCAGTGGACTCGAGACCCACGCGCGTGTGATGCTTTAGTTATTAGCTCTAGCTGAGATCCACCTGTCAAGAGCACGCTAACAACAGCTTCCAGCTCAACCCTAGCGAATTTGACCTTGACGTGGCGGTGAACATTCTCGTCAAGGCGCtgaccgccgcgccgttCCCCGACTTTAGCCTGTGCATTtcgctcctcggcgaggcgccggtcAAGACACTCTCGAGCAacgatgcggcgctgtCCACCGGCGCGGCTGGCATCATTACCGAGCCTATCATTGTGCACCTCGCTACGCTCTCTACCTTCCTGTTCGAGACCAAGTTCCGCGACTTTTGGGCGCTCTACAACAGCGGCGACTTTGCGGACGTGCGGAAGTACACTGCGAACGCGGCGGGCTTTGAGGAAGACGTGCGCAAGGTGGTGCTGAACAGCGTCAAGGGAACGTTCCGTACCATCTCGGAGGCTCGCATCGGCGGCTACCTCAACCTCCAGGGCGCCGATCTCGCCAAGTTCATCAATGAGCAGCCCGGCTGGGAGCTCAGCAACGGCACCGTGACCGTCCCTGCGAATATCGACAACGAGGTGAAGCCGACGGTGACGCGCGAGGAGATCTCGCTTGAAAGTATGTACGGTTTTCTCACACAGACCTGTCCAAGCTCCTGGCGCAGGCATAATAGTCATAGTGAAAATACTACGTGGAAAGATATCCCAATGCCTATTTACGGGGAtacgcaggcgcacgccaAGTG
The Malassezia japonica chromosome 2, complete sequence genome window above contains:
- the fim1 gene encoding fimbrin (COG:Z; BUSCO:EOG0926140Q; EggNog:ENOG503NW26); this translates as MEAIKLQRKYPQFSQEEMMSLISKFKQIDVDDKGSLERQVVVKEVQDLERASYDQVRATLKDVDLDASGRVELEDYVDLIARLRKGSNAEAGVVNKGRVTVKGSNASTQHSINEDERSEFTRHINMSLDGDVHIGARLPIPTDTFQLFDECRDGLILCKLINDAVPDTIDERVLNVGKGGKGPNAFQMTENNNIVIQSAKAIGCSVVNIGPQDLTDGREHLILGLIWQIVRRGLLSKIDLKHHPELFRLLEEGEELDAFLKLPPDQILLRWFNYHLKAAQWGRRVSNFSKDVSDGENYTILLNQIKPDACDKRPLQEQDLITRAEMVLQRAEAIGCRKYLTPGSMIAGNPKLNLAFVATLFNTWPSLEPVEDAPPLEVEDFDAEGEREARVFTLWLNSLDVQPGIFHLFEDLKDGNILAQAFDKVAPGSINWKRVSKPREGQELSRFKMVENTNYAIEVARANNLHIVGIQGADITDGAKTLTLGLVWQIMRMNITKTLAELSRSGKSVSDLEILNWANSRVKAAGKSPVRSFRDPSLANAKFFLDLLDTMRKGIVDYSLVTNGDTEEECKLNAKLAISIARKLGALIFLVPEDIVELRQRLILTFVGSLSTCND
- the PHO91 gene encoding low-affinity phosphate transporter (TransMembrane:12 (i390-413o433-459i490-512o532-559i571-591o611-637i658-675o681-704i711-729o749-782i794-817o837-861i); COG:U; EggNog:ENOG503NVM5), coding for MKFSHSLQLNSVPEWSDNYIDYQHLKKVIYTLERARYANDGLNDAAPERLENESTVLLDASPSDTDRLFVPELDKQLRKIVDFYCRKEKELADGVRAVRAHIQLAEDEYDTYASGGESDADVSEDPDADESGHEPVRRKMPSWYAPKRPRSHTSQSDTDGHAGASPNASTDLLPTYKRWIKTFGKSGSYRRPRRLSNADHSDFNLLGHSSTGGSSFENVTAASVWAAHDEYAIDVRITIKREVTELFTSLSELQQYTELNLTGMKKILKKYDKITDSQLKDRYVEQVVMVKYPFQTHAKAQLDEYLNDVVHLYAHIATRGDEEQARSQLKAQLREEVVWQRNTVWREMINIERRAQAASLERSLIGTAAGDLLAKETQPPRVVHTFFGDIMLPSFFTAGTLQLFFSIALFILLLKNPFLRVFDEVEVQNCFAMLIFCTCLWVTEVIPLFVTSLLVPFLITTLRVARHEKDGEYTRMTAPETSKWIFSQMFAPNVSLLLGGFTLAAALSKYGIDKVLATRVLRLAGTKPSIVLLAHMLVACFASMWISNVAAPVLMFSLVQPILRNLPPRSPYATSLVMGIALASNIGGQTSPIASPQNLIALEYMKEPIGWLQWFSITIPVSGLSLIVLWLLLLWSFGTGKGVVIKRIPEPTEPLQKTQWFISAVCIGTIVLWCLERKIEWIVGDMAIIAIVPLVCFFGTGILTKEDFNNFLWTIVFLAMGGIALGKGVDSSGLLASLDHFVQDRVEGLPLWGILLLLVSIGLVVATFISHTIAAVLLVPIAAQMGENLSQPHPRLLIMATVLTASAAMGLPISGFPNMTAINLEDEVGQRYVSVKTFLRVGIPASIAATVIIASVGYLIMSLLGL
- the MTM1 gene encoding Carrier protein, mitochondrial (EggNog:ENOG503NTYN; BUSCO:EOG09262JAT; COG:C): MSSRLDTPPKEEEPVRIVMSHTDLTPLDVVKTRLQVQNSVRYDTTAVASEARSANVSRPCPGQEQVRQNALHTRGAYVVPRTAPTYHLTPTIPMTLAENGQAVCVFPEKCRPQACEVESLLRERRMNGIWDGIVKVARTEGWSGLWRGLVPTVAMTVPSQVTYMTCYDIFRRMLLSLEVARPSRIDQKAAQPSPNLAYDSDSELYVPDFPCDMPCEHERGPSEPLRIPLLGASLISGAFSRSVSATLVTPLELLRTRLQASYGRSSMTSVLDPLFREVCNDGPGVLWRGLSATLWRDVPFSALYFTGYEAGKYMLTGAGFGESQTSTFWHEFGISFGVGATSGCVAAIATQPFDLVKTRLQAEMSPADPRYPASPAASPARSMFRALRHIVDTEGAAGLFRGLSPRLAKVAPSCGIMIGSFEVVGRLLANARQSS
- the DEG1 gene encoding tRNA pseudouridine(38/39) synthase (COG:J; EggNog:ENOG503NUSU; BUSCO:EOG09263UAJ), translated to MSAHERYGDWTRSQLLRRIAQLEASASTANVPTPELEQAPSDADPEKKPKTKAPRPFDVSLQPQRKIALRFCYDGSRYSGLAAQTQQVTPLPTVEETIWEAMGTARLVDPAKGMEGAGWSRCGRTDAGVSAAGQVIALWVRSRCVDERALRAYHEQSDHGIEDAPEPIRLAAGDELPYVATLNRLLPPSIRVQAWSPVSPTFSSRFDCVYRHYKYFFTLGAPASLIWQKESASNFPQRLDVDRMRAAAARLIGEHDFRNLCKVDASKQITNFVRRIDGATIDQVPSGWATMHDPLDIAPISPTAEPMYVLNLRGSAFLYHQVRNIMAVLFMVGARLEEPSVIDELVNVYQGAAAADRIRTLANLDALLGEDTPDKHALRALPPPSEGLAVYETKPSYEMAADRPLMLWECGFRPEHVQWRACASDDLAGVQPEAIDFTPTLRATAQLHAQWTREAIHTELLRHFTISSASSSLSTIPTQTSFNDARMPRLPAAHGSEHPPLRAQLVPLGNGAVRPTTKYTPMVQRPRDVSADVKNEKWREGKGRRRAERRAAAP
- a CDS encoding uncharacterized protein (EggNog:ENOG503NX1R; COG:S) — protein: MASGGPDTAALLAWCVRHGIAVDERLSIEHVPLDAHEDSDLEYQAEGGAIAVVANAPIPAGDTVVYIPCDAVLSTKTSTLAHSSEFQEALRLCADNALHLALCLAYERGLEDKSAFAGYVQSLPRRVNLPMCWDASYEGTRWIQSTEAARDASTSKPGYSLRRLHTYWETHGKGVVRKTQQAQVDWPSYVDAFTLVSSRAFVINVYHGLCMVPIADLFNHTDMHNVQVEAEELVCLQCGYPHQGPCTQALSNTIDVRCIEALYEGDEAINTYGDLSNAELLCQYGFVLDSKTLYDRSSWGPAMPAELRELEEAFSSCLAYTPNGNHAPGLDHLLLSLEPEAASDDALFARLQSPRDFSRPLFVDPTGRPSYVLWRLCLGAAMACAAAPITDWPMLLNQVQSFGGAMQAAPDHAVHLAAQCLAHLCTSRMKNLYVTTHDDEAGALLQADRGPLRSTVQLALQESDTLHRARAWAQST
- a CDS encoding peptidylprolyl isomerase (COG:A; EggNog:ENOG503P2R2); the protein is MTSSSKTVYIEEILHNTFVTFGEISDIQLPKVSEGASANRGFGFITFTQEDAAEDAIDNMHLNEFRGNVITVNAAKPQRIQTGDAWRPIWETEEWNQEYGNKPLPSQPGA
- the IDI1 gene encoding isopentenyl-diphosphate Delta-isomerase (EggNog:ENOG503NU8E; BUSCO:EOG0926458I; COG:Q); the protein is MSTTAEPTRAEDVSLAGHDEEQIRLMEERCIVLDNDDNYIRDGSKKECHLMTNINDGLLHRAFSMFIFDPTTGKLLLQRRAPEKITFPNMWTNTCCSHPLAVRSELDGREGAKRAAQRKLEHELGIPLNEVNLEDIQFLTRIHYLAPSDGLWGEHEIDYILFLTAPVSLKVNENEVCDVKWVSVDELKQLMNDLDPSSFTPWFKLIVNEFLFPWWKELLEHPTSEGKYDAKVLASLENDKIHRL
- a CDS encoding uncharacterized protein (EggNog:ENOG503NZ55; COG:J), producing the protein MASTSDTATAHTWVHPECRPENIEKLISDVDRYNPQNRTVLVEYLNAQLKNGTYDALPNLAILKLFQLNPSEFDLDVAVNILVKALTAAPFPDFSLCISLLGEAPVKTLSSNDAALSTGAAGIITEPIIVHLATLSTFLFETKFRDFWALYNSGDFADVRKYTANAAGFEEDVRKVVLNSVKGTFRTISEARIGGYLNLQGADLAKFINEQPGWELSNGTVTVPANIDNEVKPTVTREEISLENLSKLLAQA